The Ralstonia pseudosolanacearum genome includes the window GAAGATGGCGGTGGGCCTCTCGCCGGTGGTCAGCAGCTCGCGCGCGGCGCGGTAGCCGCCGGGGCTGGTGAAGTCGCCCTCGGCCACGCGCGCGGCGTGCTCGGGCACGCCGGCTTCGCGCAGCGCCCGGTGAAAGCCTGCCAGCCGCCCGGCGGTCACGCTCAGCGCCGACGGTCCGCTGATGCAGGCAATGCGGCGGTGCCCGAGCTCGAGCAGATGCCGGGTCGCCAGGTAAGCGCCTTCCTCGTGGTCGATCTGCACCTGGTCGGCCAGGATGCCCTCGGTGGGGCGGTCCACCATCACGATGGGCAGTGCGGATTCGCCCAGCGCATCGAGCAGCGCGTTGTCCGGTCCGGCGCTGCTGACGATGAGGCCGTCGACGCGCTTCTCCATCAGCACGCGCAGGTAGTCGCGCTGCTTGCGGGGATCGTCGTCGGAGTTGCACAGGATGACGCTGTAGCCGGCCGCGGCGCACACGTCTTCGATGCCGCGCGCGAGTTCGGCGAAGTAGGGGTTGGTGGCGGTCGGCACCAGCACGCCGATGGTGCGCGTGGTGCGGTGTTTGAGCGAGCGCGCCACGGCGCTGGGCACATAGCGTGTGGCGCGGATGGCCTCTTCCACGCGCTTGCGCGTTTCCGAGTTGACCGGCCGTGTGTTGTTGATGACATGCGAGACGGTGGTGAATGACACCCCGGCTAATGCGGCAACGTCCTTGATGGTGGCCATGTTGAAGCTCCCTGTGTCTTTATTGGCGTGTAATGACCCGGTTGGTCCGGGTTCGATAGGTATCCATGACCACGGCCGCGACGATGACCGCGCCCGTGATGATCCGTTTGGTCGGCTCCGAAGCGCCGATCTGCGCGAGGCCGGCTTCGAGCACAGAAATGATGAGGACGCCGAATAGCGTGCGGGCCACCGACCCGCGTCCGCCCATCAGGCTGGTGCCGCCGATCACCACGGCGGCGATCACCTGCAGCTCCATGCCGCCCCCCGCGTTGGGGTCGGCCGCTTCCAGGCGCGACACCTGGAACAGCGCCGCCAGCCCCGACAGCCATCCCATCAGCGCAAACACGGCGATCTTGTACGGATGCGGATTGACGCCCGCCAGCCGCACCGCCTCTTCGTTGGTGCCGATGGCGACCAGGTAGCGGCCGAACACGGTGCGCACCAGCACGACCTGGCCGATTACGGTGATGGCGATCGCGATCAGGAACGCCGGCGCGATGCCCAGCGTGATCGGGGTGGCCAGCCAGTCCACCGCGCCGCCGAGGTAGACGGTGCGCGAATCGGTCAGGCTGTAGGCGAGGCCGCGCGCCATTTCCAGCACGCCCAGCGAGACGATGAACGACGGAATGCCCCAGCGCACCGTCACCGTGCCGGTCAGGGCGCCGGTCGCGGTGGCCGCCAGCACGCCCAGCAGGGCCGCCGGCGCCAGGCCCCAGCCGAACCGGGTCATGGCGATGGACAGCATCGACGCCGACAGCGCCAGCACCGAGCCCACCGACAGGTCGATGCCGCCGATCATCAGCACGAAGGTCATGCCCACCGCCATCACGAGCAGGTCGGGGATCTCGTTGGCGATGGTGGTGAAGGTCGGCACCGTGAAGAAGGTGTCCGACAGCAGGCTGAACAGGATCAGCATCGCGGCCAGCGCCGCCAGCAGGCCGCCGACGGCCCCGAGCGACATGCCCAGCGCGCCGCGGCCGGCGCGCGTGGCGGCCCCGGCTGCCGCCTCCGGGGTCTCGGACGGGCCGGGCGAGCCGGCGGGGGGCAGGGCGGAATCAGAGCGCATCGGCGGTCTCCGGGGCGGACGTGGAGGACGGCGGAGGACATTCGCCGAAGGCGGCGGCAAGCAGGGCATCCTGGCTCCAGCCGTCGCGGCGGAAGATCTGCGTCAGCCGCCCCGCGCGCATCACGCCGATGCGGTCGCAGACCTGCATCAGCTCGCGCAGGTCGCTGGAGACCACCACCAGGGCCTTGCCCTGCGCGGCCAGGCCTTCGAGCAGGGCGTAGATGTCGAACTTGGCGCCCACGTCGACGCCGCGCGTGGGCTCGTCGAACAGCAGCACCGGGGCGTCGCGCTCCAGCCAGCGCGCGATCGCCACCTTCTGCTGGTTGCCGCCGGACAGCTCGCCGACCGCCTGCTCCGGCCCCGCGCAGCGGATGCGCAGCGCCTCGATGTGGCGCCGTGCCTGCGCCCGCTCGCGCGCCGGCTGCAGCCAGCCGCGTCGTGCCGCGCCGGCCATGTTGCCCAGGGCGATGTTGGCGGTGATCGGCAGGCCGAGCAGCAGGCCTTCGTCCTTGCGGTCTTCGGTGAGCAGGCCGATGCCATGGCGCACCGCATCGCCCGGCGCGCAGATGCACCGCGGCGCCAGCGGCGTGCCGGTCTCGATGGTGCCGGCGTCCGCGCGGTCCGCCCCGAAGATGAGCCGCAGCAGCTCGGTGCGTCCGGCGCCGACCAGCCCGGCAATGCCGAAGATCTCGCCCGGCGCCACGGCAAACGACACATCGTGCACCGCGGGTGCCCGGGTCAGGCCGGTCACGCGCAGGGCCGGCGCGGTATCGGGCGGTCGCGGCGCGCGGGCCGGGCGCTCCGCGCCGGTGTCCGCGGCCAGCTCGCGTCCGACCATGGCCCGGATCAGCGCGTCTTGCGTGACCGTGGCGGCGGGCGCATCGGTGATCAGCCGGCCGTCGCGCAGCACGACGATGCGGTCGGCGATGCGCGCCAACTCGTCGAGCCGGTGCGAGATGTAGACGATGGCCACGCCGCCGCGGCGCAGCGCATCGATGCGGGCGAACAGCGTCGCGCTCTCGTGCGCGCTGAGCATGGCGGTCGGCTCGTCGAGCACTAGGACCCGGCAGGCGCCGGCCAGCGCGCGGGCGATCTCGATCATCTGCCGGTGCCCGATGCCGAGCCGGTGCACGGGCAGGCGGGGGTCCAGGTCGAGGCCGATCCGTGCCAGCGCCTGTTCCGCCTGGCGCTGCAGCGCGGGGCGGTCGATCCAGCCCCGGCGGCACGGCAGGTTGCCGAGGAAGAGGTTCTCGGCCACCGTCAGCGTGGGCACCATGTTCAGCTCTTGCAGCACCATGCGCACGCCGAGGGCCTCGGCGTCGCAGCGCGAGGCGGGCGCGAACAGGCGCCCGGCCAGCGCCATCGACCCGGAGGCCGGCGTCTCCAGTCCGCACAGGATCTTGGACAGGGTGCTCTTGCCCGCGCCGTTCTCGCCGGTCAAGGCCAGCACCTCGCCCGCGTAGACGTCGAGATCGACATCACGCAGCACGGGCGCGGCGTAGTGCTTGCTGAGGGCGGACGCCCGCAGCAGCGGTGTGCGCGGTACGGAGTGGGTGGTCATGGCGGGCATTGCTGGCGGCGGCTGGCAGGCCCGGTTCAGGTGCGGGTGACCAGGTTGACCGGTGTTTCGATCACCCCACCCAACTGCCCCTGCGGTGTTTTCGCCGCCAGGGCTTTGAGCGCGGTCTGGATGCCGTACACCGCTTGCTGGCCGGCATGCTGATTGGCGGTCGCCGTGACGCGGCCATCGGCCAGCATGGCCTTGATGGCGGCAATGTCGTCATAGCCGCCGATCAGGACTCTGCCGGTCTTGCCCGCGGCGCGCACGGCCGATACCGCCCCAATGGCCATGTTGTCGTTGCCGCACAGCAGGGCCTTGATGTCGGGCTGGGCGCGCAGCATTGCGGCGGCCACCTTGTTGCCCTTGTCGATTTCCCACTCGCCCGATTGCACGCTGACGATCCTGAGCCCCGCAGCCTGCGCGGCATCCCGGAAGCCCGCGGTGCGTTGCTGGGCGTTGGTGGTGGTCGGGATGCCCTCGATGATGCCGATCGCATCGCCCGACTTGAGCGACCGGGCGACGAACTCGCCCACCAGGCGCGCGCCCTTGCGGTTGTCGGGGCCGACGAACGGCACGTTCAGGCCCTTGTCCCTGAGCGTTTCCGGGTCGAGCCGGTTGTCGATGTTGACGACCAGGATGCCCGCATCGACCGCCTTCCTGACCACCGGCACCAGCGCCTTCGAGTCGGCCGGCGCCAGCACCAGCGCATCGACGCGCGCCACGATCATCTGCTCGATCAGGCGGATCTGCCCGCCGGTGTCGGTCTCGTCGCGGATGCCGTTGGCCAGCAGCGTGTATTCCGATGCGTGCGTCTTCTGGTGGGCTCGCGCGCCGTTCTCCATGGTCAGGAAGAACTCGTTGGCCAGCGATTTCATCACTAGCGCGATCTTGGGCGGCCGGTTGGCGGCACGCGACGCGGCGAACGGAAAGGGCAGGGCAAGCGCGAGTGTGGAGCCCGCGCTGAGTCGCAGGGCGCGGCGTCGGCTGGAATCCATGGTTGTCTCCTCCAGGAGTGCCTGTCTGGGCAGGGGGTGAGGCGTGGTCGTCGTTGTCCCGACATCATAAAGGGCAATCGCGCCGCGTCGCTCGCAAACGTTTGCGTATCTATGAGTTTCGGCGGCCGAGCCTTGAAAGTCAATGGATTTGCTTTGTGCGGCGGATCAGGAAAACCCTCGGTCCGGCCGCTCGCGGCCGGCGACGAAGCGTCACGGTGCACCGGGCGATACCCCTATCGGATGTGGTT containing:
- a CDS encoding ABC transporter permease codes for the protein MRSDSALPPAGSPGPSETPEAAAGAATRAGRGALGMSLGAVGGLLAALAAMLILFSLLSDTFFTVPTFTTIANEIPDLLVMAVGMTFVLMIGGIDLSVGSVLALSASMLSIAMTRFGWGLAPAALLGVLAATATGALTGTVTVRWGIPSFIVSLGVLEMARGLAYSLTDSRTVYLGGAVDWLATPITLGIAPAFLIAIAITVIGQVVLVRTVFGRYLVAIGTNEEAVRLAGVNPHPYKIAVFALMGWLSGLAALFQVSRLEAADPNAGGGMELQVIAAVVIGGTSLMGGRGSVARTLFGVLIISVLEAGLAQIGASEPTKRIITGAVIVAAVVMDTYRTRTNRVITRQ
- a CDS encoding sugar ABC transporter ATP-binding protein, which codes for MTTHSVPRTPLLRASALSKHYAAPVLRDVDLDVYAGEVLALTGENGAGKSTLSKILCGLETPASGSMALAGRLFAPASRCDAEALGVRMVLQELNMVPTLTVAENLFLGNLPCRRGWIDRPALQRQAEQALARIGLDLDPRLPVHRLGIGHRQMIEIARALAGACRVLVLDEPTAMLSAHESATLFARIDALRRGGVAIVYISHRLDELARIADRIVVLRDGRLITDAPAATVTQDALIRAMVGRELAADTGAERPARAPRPPDTAPALRVTGLTRAPAVHDVSFAVAPGEIFGIAGLVGAGRTELLRLIFGADRADAGTIETGTPLAPRCICAPGDAVRHGIGLLTEDRKDEGLLLGLPITANIALGNMAGAARRGWLQPARERAQARRHIEALRIRCAGPEQAVGELSGGNQQKVAIARWLERDAPVLLFDEPTRGVDVGAKFDIYALLEGLAAQGKALVVVSSDLRELMQVCDRIGVMRAGRLTQIFRRDGWSQDALLAAAFGECPPPSSTSAPETADAL
- a CDS encoding LacI family DNA-binding transcriptional regulator, with amino-acid sequence MATIKDVAALAGVSFTTVSHVINNTRPVNSETRKRVEEAIRATRYVPSAVARSLKHRTTRTIGVLVPTATNPYFAELARGIEDVCAAAGYSVILCNSDDDPRKQRDYLRVLMEKRVDGLIVSSAGPDNALLDALGESALPIVMVDRPTEGILADQVQIDHEEGAYLATRHLLELGHRRIACISGPSALSVTAGRLAGFHRALREAGVPEHAARVAEGDFTSPGGYRAARELLTTGERPTAIFASNDLMGIGALRAAAELGITVPKELSIIGFDDIELSRYVYPALSTVGQSIRQLGETTASTLLEHLTDHAARHHHEIPDAPRRIVLPPRLSLRESTAEPARPARAA
- a CDS encoding sugar ABC transporter substrate-binding protein, with amino-acid sequence MDSSRRRALRLSAGSTLALALPFPFAASRAANRPPKIALVMKSLANEFFLTMENGARAHQKTHASEYTLLANGIRDETDTGGQIRLIEQMIVARVDALVLAPADSKALVPVVRKAVDAGILVVNIDNRLDPETLRDKGLNVPFVGPDNRKGARLVGEFVARSLKSGDAIGIIEGIPTTTNAQQRTAGFRDAAQAAGLRIVSVQSGEWEIDKGNKVAAAMLRAQPDIKALLCGNDNMAIGAVSAVRAAGKTGRVLIGGYDDIAAIKAMLADGRVTATANQHAGQQAVYGIQTALKALAAKTPQGQLGGVIETPVNLVTRT